Proteins encoded together in one Telopea speciosissima isolate NSW1024214 ecotype Mountain lineage chromosome 4, Tspe_v1, whole genome shotgun sequence window:
- the LOC122659671 gene encoding glutaredoxin-C13-like: MEKVMRLASEKGVVMFSKSSCCMCYSVKILFHELCVNLMVHELDQDPEGMEMERALMRMGCSTGVPAVFIGGTLVGSTNEVMSLHLGGTLVPLIRPYQVIS, translated from the coding sequence ATGGAGAAGGTGATGAGATTGGCCTCAGAGAAAGGAGTTGTGATGTTTAGTAAGAGCTCATGTTGCATGTGCTACTCGGTCAAGATTCTTTTCCATGAACTTTGTGTGAATCTCATGGTTCATGAGCTCGACCAGGACCCCGAAGGAATGGAAATGGAGAGGGCACTTATGAGGATGGGTTGCAGCACAGGTGTGCCAGCAGTCTTCATCGGTGGTACATTGGTGGGATCAACAAATGAAGTTATGTCCCTACACCTTGGTGGCACACTTGTTCCATTGATCAGACCATATCAAGTCATATCCTAA
- the LOC122659672 gene encoding glutaredoxin-C13-like produces the protein MEKVMRLASEKGVVIFSKSSCCMCYTVKTLFHELCVNPMVHELDHDPEGKEMERALVRMGCSTPVPAIFIGGKLMGSTNEIMSLHLNGTLARLIRPYQVMS, from the coding sequence atggagaaggtaATGAGGTTGGCCTCAGAGAAGGGAGTTGTGATATTCAGTAAGAGTTCATGTTGCATGTGCTACACCGTCAAGACTCTTTTCCATGAACTTTGTGTGAACCCCATGGTTCACGAGCTCGACCATGACCCTGaaggaaaagaaatggagagggcACTCGTGAGGATGGGTTGCAGCACACCTGTGCCCGCGATCTTCATCGGTGGCAAGTTGATGGGATCGACGAACGAAATTATGTCCCTCCACCTTAACGGTACTCTTGCTCGGTTGATCAGACCTTATCAAGTTATGTCTTAA
- the LOC122660248 gene encoding monothiol glutaredoxin-S11-like — protein MEKVMRLASEKGVVMFSKSSSCMCYTVETLFHELCVNPIVHELDHDPEGREMERALMRMGCSAPVPAVFIDGKLMGSTNEIMSLHLNGTLARLIRPYQVMS, from the coding sequence ATGGAGAAGGTAATGAGATTGGCCTCAGAAAAGGGAGTTGTGATGTTTAGTAAGAGCTCATCTTGCATGTGCTATACGGTCGAGACTCTTTTCCATGAACTTTGTGTGAATCCCATTGTTCACGAGCTCGACCATGACCCTGAAGGAAGGGAAATGGAGAGGGCACTCATGAGGATGGGTTGCAGTGCACCTGTGCCCGCGGTCTTCATCGATGGTAAGTTGATGGGATCGACGAATGAAATTATGTCCCTTCACCTTAATGGCACTCTTGCTCGGTTGATCAGACCATATCAAGTTATGTCCTAA